The following are encoded together in the Choristoneura fumiferana chromosome 4, NRCan_CFum_1, whole genome shotgun sequence genome:
- the LOC141427201 gene encoding uncharacterized protein, whose amino-acid sequence MDALIVSLSSRHFGCYVDGVCVNNLSYADDMVLLSASVCGLERLLRVCEEYALSHGLKYNVAKSQFMVFEAGCNRPSNVPPVILNGSPLERVDRFKNLGHIVTTDHRDDADI is encoded by the coding sequence ATGGATGCTCTAATTGTCTCGCTCAGCAGCAGGCATTTCGGTTGCTATGTGGACGGGGTCTGCGTTAATAACTTGAGCTATGCGGACGACATGGTGCTGTTGAGCGCGTCAGTCTGCGGTCTTGAGAGGTTGCTACGTGTTTGTGAGGAATACGCCTTAAGCCATGGGTTAAAATATAATGTAGCCAAAAGTCAGTTCATGGTCTTTGAGGCGGGTTGTAACCGTCCATCTAATGTTCCACCGGTAATTTTGAACGGATCTCCACTCGAAAGAGTGGACCGGTTTAAGAACTTGGGCCACATTGTTACGACCGACCACAGGGACGATGCTGACATATAA